The sequence GGCCTTCTGCTCCGGCGGCAACACCGGCTGGATCTCGAGCGAGCCGGATGCCTCGGTCGACCACCTGCGCAACCGGATGGTGCCCTTCTATCGCGCCTGGCTCTCGATCAGGAAGCTCGAGGTGCCGACCATCGCTGCTGTCAACGGCCACGCGATCGGGGCCGGGCTGTGCCTGGCGCTGGCCTGCGACCTGCGGTTCGCGGCGACCGGTGCCAAGCTCGGCGTCCCGTTCGTGAAGCTCGGGATGCACGCCGGCATGGCCGGCACCTACCTCCTGCCCAACGTCGTCGGTGAGGCGCATGCCCGCGACCTGCTGCTGACCGGTCGGGTCGTCGAGGCCGAGGAGGCGTTGCGGATCGGACTGGTCTCGCGGGTGATCGAGCACGACGAGTTCGCCGACGAGGTCCTGGCCATCGCCGCCGACGTGGCCGGCAACGCGCCGATCGCGACCCGGCTCACGAAGCTGGCCCTGGCCGACGGTGGGCACGCCGACTTCGAGAGCGCCCTGCAGTGGGAGGCGTTGGCCCAGCCGATGACCCTGGCCACCGCGGACCTGCAGGAGGGCATCCGGGCCAGCCGGGAGAAGCGAGCCCCGGTCTTCACCGGCCACTGAGCAGGCGCTGGAGCATGAGAGGAGGCCCTCGGTCCGCTGGCGTCCGACCGGACGCTTCCCCACGTCGGTCGGGGCCGACGGATCGAGGGCCTCATCTGGGTGCCAACCTAGACACCGGTGCACGGGCAGGTCAACGCGGGGTTCTCCACGCCTGTGGAGAGACCTGTGCAGAAGCTGTGCAGGACTGGGGTGTGAGGGTGGAGAAGTGCCGGCTCGCGGGGGAGAACGCTGTGGGGGACACGCCCGGAGTGGGGCGGCGCTGGTCCGCTGACCGGCCACAATGGTCATCCACGCCCTGTGGAGCAAAGGTTCTTTCCCAGCGAGAGGCTCAGCGATGAGCGAGTATGCCGCCGGCCCGGTCGCCGCGCTGCGTCGCATCGCCTTCCTGCTGGAGCGGGCCAGGGAGGACACCCGCCGGATCCAGGCCTTCCGGTCAGCCGCCGCAGTGATCCTGCCCCTCGATGACGACGAGGTCGCGCAACGAGCGGGGAACGGCACGTTGACCGACCTGCCCGGCATCGGTCCCAGCACGGCCGCCGTGATCGCCGACG comes from Nocardioides piscis and encodes:
- a CDS encoding enoyl-CoA hydratase/isomerase family protein is translated as MSEQAGTSTPTYTHLRLDRPVEGVVRITLDNPGMRNAMSDEMTESWVRAIDDLAADRSVRAVLVTGEGSAFCSGGNTGWISSEPDASVDHLRNRMVPFYRAWLSIRKLEVPTIAAVNGHAIGAGLCLALACDLRFAATGAKLGVPFVKLGMHAGMAGTYLLPNVVGEAHARDLLLTGRVVEAEEALRIGLVSRVIEHDEFADEVLAIAADVAGNAPIATRLTKLALADGGHADFESALQWEALAQPMTLATADLQEGIRASREKRAPVFTGH